CGTAGGTACTGATATCGATTCATAGGCAATAATAGGGGTAAAGTAACCTATGAACGACGAACGAATTATCACTCCATTGTATATCCCAATATACGTCAAATTACCCAGCCTAATTAAACCGGCAAACTCACCTTCATAAGCGCCCTGGGACGCCATTAAGTAACCCGTGAGGTTTCCATACGATAATCGATATACATTGACTGAGAAGGCACTACCAACATACGTTAAGGAAATATTAAGAGACATTGCTGATAAATTGCTCTGCATCGACTCAAGTAGCAAAAGCATTATTAGTAAGCTCATCATTTATTGCTCAGTAATGCTGATTAATAAATCATTAATACCCATGGCAATACTAATCCTAATTGTAGCATTGATTATTACCCCAGGTACCGTATTCAGTAATACCTACGTGGGTTTTTACAATATCATTAACTGGCCTGTACTTAGCGTTACCCTAATAAACGGTACATCTAAAAGCAATGGAATAATCATTGTAATATCACCAGGAGAATTATCAAATCAACCGTATGAGATCTTCTCTGGAATTGGCTTAATCAGTGATAATTACCTTCTGGTTGATGGTATTATATACACTAATGGTACAATAAGCATTGCAGAATTAACACCAATAAATGCATCGATAAGTTCAGGTAACGTTGGTAATGAAGTTACCGCAACGCCGGGCGTTAATATTACTATATATGGTACCTCTGATTATGTGGTGATTGGTCAACGAACATACCATGTAGGTCAAATGACAGAGAGATCATCAATTATGAGTAATAATGTTAGTGGTAATTTCATAATGAGTAATGGCAATATTAATAATGCTCAATCCACCGTTATGCATAGCGTGAATAAGAAAGGGGAAAGTAGCAATATAATTATGCATATTATCGTTAATTCTTCATTACTAACAACAGTGTTAATGATCACCCTATTAATATCACTACCTTTTCTTAGAATTCAGATACGTGATAATAAGGATTGCATTAACGATGCATTTATAAAGTTCGTAAAGAAACTCGGCGTTAGGGATCCCTCCTTAACCCATAGAGATCTTAGTAAATATTTACTAAGGAATAATTACCAGCTTAATGATACTGTTAATAGGGTGATTAATTATTATGAGATGGCTATTTATGGAAATAGACCAATTAAATGTGAGGAATTTAAGAGACTAGTTAAGGAGGTGCTCAATGCAGGGATTTATAGGAGGCATTGATGAGGCTGGCCGAGGACCAGTCATTGGACCCATGGTTATAGCAATAGTGGTTACTAATGATATGAATAAATTACGAGAAATTGGTGTTAAGGATTCAAAGGAACTAAGCCCTGAAAGCAGGTCTCGATTATTCATTATTCTTAAGTCAATCCTAAATTACATAGACTATGAAATCATTGAACCAGTGATAATTGATAGGTATGTGAATATGAATGCTCTGAACATTCTTGAAGTAGAGGTAACCATTAAATTGATTAATAAGGCGTTAAGTAATATTCAAGTTCATACTATTTATATTGACTCGCCGGATCCCAAGCCCGAGAGGTTTAGGGATATGATCATGGAGAGGGTCGGTGGTAATGTTAATGTGATCGCAATGAACAAAGCTGATAAGTTAATACCAGTAGTTTCTGCGGCAAGTATAGTGGCTAAGGTGGTTAGGGACTCAATAATTGAGAGGCTACATAGAGAATTTGGAGATTTTGGGAGCGGTTACCCTAGTGACCCAAGAACAATTGCCTTCCTTAAGAGGTGGATTGAGAAACATGGTGACCTACCACCAATAGTTAGAAGGAGTTGGTCGACCGCCAAGAAAATGCTTAGTAATCACTTAGATAAGTACTTATGAGGGCCATGGCTCATTAAATATAAATACCTAGGAAATTACTGGCTTTACGCATATGAGGATTAGCCTAATGATCACAATAATTGGATTAGTATTCATGGTTATTGGATTTGTGCTCCTATCAATAATCAATAATGTATTGCTCTCATCATCATTCTTCATAATAGGCTTTCTCCTAAATGTCCTGGGAATATTAATGATAAACAGGGATATTGAGAACCTACTCGTTAGACTTGAAATGGAAAGTAATAAGCCGAGCCCTGATGACATTAAGAGAAGGCCGCTCAAGAAACCAAAGAGATAATTCTTAATTTAAAGTATGAGAATGAAAAATAAAATCATTATATTAAGGAACACGGGCATTAGTTCTAGTAATTCTTATTTACTTACTGTATAAACATAGTGTAATTGGTGATCTTGTGAAGACGATCTTAATAACGAGTGGCACTAAGGGTGGTACTGGCAAAACAACAATAGCCGTGAATATGGCCGTTATCCTCGCCTATGAATTAAGGGGAAGATCTCAATACCCCACCGTGCTTATTGACCTAGGTTTAGATAGTGGAACCGCAACCATGTTATTGCTTGGTAACGTTGAAACACAGATGATGAATACCCTCGCTGATTACTTCATGGGCAAGATCCCTGATCCACTTTCCACATTATACGTAAAGACTTGGCAGATTGATAGTGATTTATTTAAGCTCGTCTTTACCGCATCCCTAAGTCCATATCCAGGTCAAGTTAGAATTGATAGATACCTCCTTAGGGGCTTGCTAAATGCCGTGGAGGCCATATCACCAATGTACGTCATAATCGATACACCAGCCCTTGGCCTATCCTACGATACTTTAATTACACTTCTTGAGGTTAGTACAAATGTAATCTTGGTGGCAATACCTGATCATAGTAGTTTAAGGTCCGTTAGCAATGTAGTTAATCTTATACGAGACGTGAAGGCTACCAATAAATTATTGAAACCCATACTAAACATGCTTAATATTAAGTACCCAGTGGATGCCTTGAGTGGTTATCCATGGACGAAACTTTTGAGAGACATAGTAGGTATCGAACCTCATGTAATTCCATACGATGAATTATTCCCAATAGTAAGGCAGGCATTAGAAATAGAGAGCTTGAAACTATCATTCTACGAATCATCAGCCCTTGACTCAATTTTTAAATACGTAGACTATTTAATGGAGACTATACCAACCAATTAATCCTAATATGGTACGCTTGACGATGGTGCAGACATGGCTCCAAATAAGCCACTCGCTATGAATGGCGACAACGCATAGAAGATAACCACCATCAGCGTTAACACAACCGCATGCCTAAATCCAAGTGATAACTCTCCCTCACCAAGCTTACCAGCTATTAACCCCATTATAAAGGAGTCTATGGTTATTGTAAATGAGAACGATGTAGCCAGTAAATTAATTAATGGACTAGACGTTGACCCACCTGCCGCAACACCACCAGGTCCGACCCTGGTCACTATCGCAACTACCGAGAATATTAAAACAACCAATGTAACTATTAGTATGATTGCACCTATGTATGGCACATATCTCAGCGGCCTCAGCCTAGCCCTCATATTCTCCTGGACGCTTACTATTGATGACGCAAAACTAGCGAGCATATCAAGAACCTGTGGCGATGCACCACCAAGGTCTATTGTTTCGGTGAGTAGGAACGTGAAGACCTTTGAGTAATAACTATGTAGTTTGGGCATTATTGATGATAGAACCTCCCTAATCGGAACACCATACCTAATCTGCTTAACCATCTTGTCTAGGTACTGATCAAAGGCACCATACTTCCTAGTATACCTCAGGGTCTCAAAGGTTTTTTCAGGCGTGAAACCACTCTTCCTTAATTCAGTCACATCCCTAAGGAATTCCGCGTACTCTCTATCAATCTCCCACCTCTCGCCAACAACCTTCATTGAGTAAATGGCAGTTGGTACAAAGGATAGGGCAAGAGTTAATCCAAAAACAATCGTGAAATCAAGAGGCACCGGTAAGCCGCGTATATAGATCCTATTGCCTAGATCCTTGTGGAATAATACCATATATTCAAGTGCGCCAAGTACGGCAGCTACGGCTATAGACACGCCAGCCCACTTATACGGCCTATAATCAGTATATGGCGATCTAAACGCCGAAACCTCACCAAGGTATATGAAGGCTATGGATATGGCAGGTACAATAAACAAGCCAAACATGTAGTTTGAGTTTATTGCCTGCATGAAGGCTGCGTACCTATTGCCAAACGGTGTTACGGCTTGTGCTAGATAAAGTACGTCAAGGCCTATTAGGAGTATTGCGGCAGATCCTATGTAGCTCTCCATGAGCATTCCCAGGAATTCAGCAGCCCTATTCATATGCTCTATGGCATTACTAACTATGTCATGTAATCTAGTATTTATGTAGTGGACAACATCACCGCCAGTCCTAACGGTAGTTATATAACCGCTAATGAACTCCCTAAGGGATCTACTCTCTAATGCTGATGATACGTTTGACAATGCCGTAAGTGGATCCTCACCAAAAACCTTAAACCTAATGTATGACCACCTAGCCACCTTACCCATGACCTCGAGGATCTTGGCCTCGGCAATTCTCTCCACAGCCCTAAATACGGAAAGCCCAGAGTTTGTTATTGCAGATACATAAGCAACAAAGAACGGTAATTCCGTATCGACCTTAAAGGCTAAGTCGCTCGATGTTATTCTTGGCATACTTATCATTATTTCATAGACAATAAGTGGCATGAATATGAGAACAATACCTATGACTATTAAGATAAGATCCCTAATCCCATATTGTGTTGAAAATAACAACTTCATTTTAAGCAGAATTAGGGCGTTATTTAGGTTCAGTATTATGAGGATTACGCCAAGTGGGGCCGTTATTACAAGCATTATTGTTGTTATGAATAAGACTCGGGCCAGGTACCGCTCAGGGCTTGTGAATGATAGTGATGATGCAAGGTTTTTCTCTAGCTTCTCGTAAATTCTCGTATTCTTTAGCCTTAGGATTAGTGGTCCCATTACCGATAATGCTAATTCGTCTAGGTCCACATTCTATTTTATAATTTCAACTTTATAAACTTACCTCTACATGAAGTAAAGCAGCGCACGAATAATTATATAAACGGCGAATGCAATAATGCCTAATGCCGAGATGAGCTTAATGGCAAAATCAACCCTGGAACCACCATAGACCTTACCAACATGTACAGCGTACGGAAACACAAAGACCCAAATAAGTATGGCAAGAAACAAACCAATGATACTAGAGATACCAAATATACTTATGAATGATAAACCTGCCGTAAGCCACCAAAACACTTGATAGGGATTGGTTAAGCCCATGGAAACTCCCATGAAGTAATTAAGGAATGGAGACCTATTACCACTAGTATTCCTGGGCGAGAAGGTGGATCTAAGTATTGACGCGGCTAAATACATCATAACGGCAAAACCAACGAAATAAAGGTAATACACGTAGTGACCCAAAATCCTGGAGAAGAAGTATGTTATTATCATTAAAATACCATCTGCGGACATAGCTCCAAGACCAACACTAGTTCCATGAATTGGCGAACGAGTTGCCTCAGCGGCAATTAATGCATTCATGGGACCAGGGGGAACTGCGAGGAAGAAACCAAATACCATTCCAAGTACAAAGTCATAGAACTGATGAAGCATTAATAATTCTCATTAGCACTTAAAATTAAAAATTTACGTATGAATTCTAAATTAAGAGGTGATGATGGACCCAACAGATGATGAAGAATACTTGCTAATATTTAGCAATTGAAGAAAATCAATAGTTTTTAATTAAATTATGCCGTGGTTCGCATGACCTTTGTCTTGGCTAAGTCATTGATCCTTGTGAAGTATATGGCAAATGGCCTATATGCCAGGTGTGACCATTTTGCGAAGGGTACCTCCAACACTAATAGTGGTGTTACGAAACCGAGATGCACCGTATACGCTATGTAAGTCTCTATGGGTAGACCCAGGTATTTAAACACATCAACAAGCACACCTGTGATCACCACGAGGTATAATAGGGTTAGGAAGAACCAATCCGTGGAGTGGGAGTACTGCCTCATTACTGCGTTCTTCCTTAAACGACCATAAATAGCATAGCCAGCGCCAACAAGCAATGCCGCTGATGCTATGTATCCACCGAGCCTTATCGGATTGTATATTGGGTAAAGGGTGTTTGTTTGGAATAGGTCCAGGAATACTATTACGAATACGAATATCGTTGCATATCCATAAACAATTAGTATATGCATTATCCAGTTTAAGGTATTTCTATTGCACTTCAACATCCTGACTTGCGTAAGGAAGTGAGGCACTACGGTCCTTATTAGCTCCCTTATATACGTTATGAAGGATATATCCCTAGCCGCAACTGTGAATCTATACATTCTATAAACATTGGTTAATAATAGGGCAGAAAGCACCACCAGTATTGCTATATCGCCCATCTCCACGATATGCAGCGGCAGGAAGGAATCTAGATCTACCCTTGTGAGGATGATTGGCCCATGTACGAAGTATACGCCGAGTACTGTAATAGCGAAGAGGAGGATTGTTGAGATGAACTCCACTACTTTTGACCTATAGAATCTCCTTGAGAAGCCTGTGAAATCATAACGTGTCGTTAAATACCTCCTAACGGCCATCATAAAACCAGCTGGATCTGCACCTCTTGGGCATGATTCTGTGCACTCACCGCAGTAGTAACACAGCCAGGGCTCAGTACTTGAAATTAGCTTATCCTCAAGACCAAGGATTGCGTACCTTATTATCTTCCTCGGAAATTCATGCCCCTCCTGGGCTAAGGGACAGGTTGCTGTACAGACGCCACAGCTATAGCAGGCAGATATATCAAATGCCCCAAGTTCCTTTAGCTCATCTATTAGTTTAGGATTTACCTTAGCCATGAGTCTCACCCCTCAATCTATACCTATAATAACCATCATCGGTCTTTTCAGTTGATTCCACTAAGCCGTACTTAAACATGGTCATGAGATGCCAAAAGACTATATCCTCGGGCAATCCCGTCTTTGAGGAAATCTCCTTAACAGTTAGCTCCCCATCTCTTCTTAAGCAATTAACTATCTTACTTCTTATAGTTGTTATTTCCCTAACGTACTCCGTAAGTTCCTTAGGTGGTTGAATCCCTAATTCCCTCTTTAATTTATCCATTGAGAGTTCCCTCCTAGTCATGAGCACCACCTGCTGCCCTTATCATATCCTCAATCTGCACATTCCTGAGACCCCTAAGTTGAACGGCACCGCTTGGACACACAGCCACACAGGCTCCACAACCTTTGCAAAGTACTTCGTTCACCCATGCCTTCTTACTGCCTGCATATTCCTTAATTACGATAGCGCCGTACGGACATTCACTCACACATAGCCCAGAACCCCTGCAACTATCTTGGTCGACAAAGGCAACGAAGGGTTCTAGCTCGGTATATCCCTTAAGGACCAGCGACATGACCTTTGCCGCAGCTGCTGATGCCGATGCCAAGGTCTCACCAACACCACGCGGTGCCTGTGCAGTACCCGCAATAAATATTCCACTCAGCATGGTCTCCACAGGCCTAAGCTTAGGATGAACCTCCTGGAGAAAACCATCGGTGCCCCTGGATATCTTCAATTTCTCTGCAATATTCACAGTACCGTCAGACGGCTCCATTCCCGTGACAAGAACCACTAAATCAACGGGCAGTTCTAATTCCATGTGCTCAGTTAGAACATCCTTAACCTTAACAATAGGCTTACCATTAATGTATGTGACCTGCGGCTCGCCCTCATCAACATCATACTTTATGATAACCTGTCCCTGCTTACTGGCCTCCTCAAATAATAACTCATTTATCCCGTAAGACCTAACATCCCTAACTACATGGTATATTTTGACATCCTTCAGGAACTCCTTAATGGCCGCCGCGACGTCCAATGCAGCTATGCAGCAATACCTAGAGCAATACTCATTCGCCTTCTTACCATCTACCCTTCTCTGCCTACTCCCTACACAGTAGATAAAGGCTATGCTCCTCGGTCTCCTACCATTAATAACCACATCACCATACCTATTAATAATGCCCACCAATTCCTGCAATGTAATTACGCCAGGTAAGCCATACCCATACTCACTCTTTTCAGGCTTATACGGCTTAAACCCAGTGGCTACAACTATTGCGCCAACCTTTAGATGAACAATTTGTGGTTCCTGAGAGAGATCAATCTTATCACTCATCTTAGTACATAGGCCGCATTTATCACATAATGCCATGTCTATCGCCGGTATTTCAGGGTAAGTACCATTGAATGGAGGAAACATTATTGCAGTTCTTTCAGAGACCTCGTAACTGAACTCATCCCTGGCCTTCCTTGGGCATATCTTTCTAAGTTCCTCAACTTCTCGTCCATTAGGCTTGCCTCTGAAATAGCGTGGATTCACCTTAATGGTAACATCGAAGTTACCCACATAACCAGACACGTTCTCTACCTCGGCATTAGTATATATAGCTACATTACTCATCTTCCTAAGTCTCTCTATTAACTCCCTCACTACGTCAATAGCTGTTTTTTCATATGGAAATACCTTAACGTTGCCTATTTTGGCAGCATTACCGCCAAGAAATGGAGTACGTTCAACAAGGTATACCGTAAGTCCTGACTCAGCCAAATCCAATGCCGTCCTTAACCCAGCAATACCACCACCAATTACGAGCACTGAACGCTCACAATTCACCCTAATCCTGCTAAGAGGCTCAGCATGCCTTAAGTATGCTATAGCTGCCCTAACCTGCCTTATCGCCTTATTGGTGGCCTCTTCCTTATCGTTCTCATGAACCCACGAACACTCCTCCCTAACATCAACATGGTAATACATGTACGAGTTACCACCGGCTCTCGCTATTGCGGCCCTAAATGTTGCCTCATGAAGCCTTGGAGAACACGAAGCGACAACAACAGCATTTACCTTACCACTCCTTATATCATTCTCAATCAACTTCTGACCAGCCTCAGAGCACATAAACATAAAGTCCTTAGCAACAACTACACCCTTCTCCTTACGTACTTCATCAACAACCCTCTTTACATTAACAACGTCAGAAATATTACCACCGCAATGGCATACATATACACCAATCCTAATTTTATCACTTCTTTCCATTGCTAACCACCTCTACTGGTATCATCCTCTCCTGCTTAAGCGATTTTAGATAAGCCGCGCATCTTGCTGCGGCCGATGCCGCTTCTAGTATGGTATCAGGAATGTCCTTAGGACCTGTTGCGCAACCTGCCGCGAATATGCCTTCTATATTTGTCTGAGTAGGTGCTGATGGATCTACCCTTATAAATCCCAAGTCATCTACGGCTATTTTTGCTCCATGAATTATTGAGATAATACTATCATTACTTGGCAATAGGCCCACGGATAAAACCACCAAATCATGCTCTGCTGAATTCACCTTCCCATCATCGATATCTTCATAAACTACCCTAACATTACCACTTGGTAATTCCTCAATCTTAGCCACCCTACCACGCACGAACTTAACACCCATTGCCTTAGCCTTCTGGTAGAACTCCTCGAAACCCTTACCATAAGCCCTTATATCCATGCAGTAAATAGTCACATCAGCTAGCGGTAATGCACCAAGGATTAACTGAGCCTGCTTTATTGAGTACATACAACAAACCTGGGAGCACCTTGGGTTACCAACCGTCTTATCCCTAGAGCCAACACAAAGTACGTACCCAATACTACTTGGTTCCTTACCATCCGATGGCCTAAGCACTGAGTTAAATGGTCTCGTTGGCGATAATAACCTCTCCATCTGCATTGCGGTTATCACATTCGGGATCTTACCATAACCATACTGCTCCTTCCTTTCCGCAGGGAATAATCTATACCCAGTTGTTATTATTATTGCATGTGCCTTGATCTTATATATCGTAGGTTTTTGCGTGAAGTCAATGGCACCAGCAGGGCATTCTCTTTCGCACTGTCCACAGAATATGCAATTATCTATATCAATTACAGCCTTCTTCGGTACAGCAGTATCGAATGGAATATACGCAGCCTTTCTTCCCCTAAGGCCATAATCATACTCCTTAGGTAAGACCACAGGACAAACCTCCTCGCATGTACCACAGCCTGTGCATAATTCCTCATTAACGAATCTCGGCTTTCTTAATACAGTGATCTCGAAGTCACCTTTACCCTTAACATCAATCCTAGTAACCTCGGAGTATGTCCATAAATCTATGTTTGGATGATGAGCCACGGCAGCCATTTTAGGAGTTGAAATGCAACTTGCACAGTCAAGTGTCGGAAACACCTTACTCAGTAGGAACATCTTACCTCCTATCGTAGGTTCCCTCTCAACAAGTAATACCTTAAACCCCATCTCAGCTAAGTCAAGTGAGGCCTCCATACCGGCAATACCACCACCAATAACCACTACGTCATACTCGAAGGACCCTTGGATCAGCTCCGCCATCTCAAGGATCTTCTGTGATATATTACTTCTCATGTGTTTTCACCTTAATGGGCCCTAGTTCCATTAACCTGGAATAGAAGTCATTCACTAACCTAACGAAGGCCTCACCGCATACTGAACAAATAGCGGCCATCTTAACTCTCTCAGGCTCTATACCCCTGTCGCTCAATAACTCCTGGGCCTCCTTAACACGCCTAGCGGTTTTATCAGTGCAGTCAGTTAGGTATGGGCAATCTGTACCATCAGCAGCTACGAACACCCCATCAAAACCACTCTCGAGCGCCAGTAATATCCATTCGGGCCTTATCATTGACGAACATGGGACCTTAATCATCGTGGTCTGCGCAGGATAACTCAGGTGCATTAAACCAGCGGAGCATACTCCAGGGTCTGAGATTATGTTTGTTGTAAAAATAAGAATTTGTGGATTTGATTTTTTAAGAACCATCCCATATCACCCCACCCATTATTTCATTCTCTTTACGAATATTCTCCAGTAACCCGGTTCCTCTATTGTTCCTAGGTATACGTGACCCATCTTCCTAGCCCAGAGAGGTAGGTCTCTCTTCGTACCTGGATCTGATGAAAGAACCTCAAGTATACCCCCAATTGGTACCTCCGTTATTGCCTGCTTCGCAGTAAGTAAGGGGCCGGGGCATGACATACCCCTGGCATCCACAGTCTTGCTTGGCTTGAGCTTCCTAAGCTCCTCCGGACTTAATTCACCCTTTGTCTCACTCATGCCCATCACCTACACAAAGAGTGTTATGTCAGCCTCAGACATCTTATCTACCCACTCACCCGCACCTATTATGTCATCGACTAAGTCGACGAAATCCTCCTTCTTGGCATTCCATATGTTGGCTGCCGTCGAGCATACATAGATCTTTAGGTTGCCCGTCTTCTTAGCCTCCCTCAATAAATCAAACCATGACGGTAATCTCAATTCCTGCAATCTTCTAGCAACCTCAGAACTCAGGTTCTGAAATTCACTGAAGTTCGTGTTTCTCTGAATAACGTCCTTCCTAAATGCATATGCTCCCCATAACTGTAGGAATAATTCAACCTCCATACCCATGGCCACCGCACCAGAAACAAGCATAGCTAAACCAGTCAACCTATCCACACTGCCTGAGAACACGGAAACCGCCATCCTCTTCTGTTTACCACCCATACTATCACCAGTCTTTATTATATTCAAGTGAATAATAAACAGTATTTCACGTCAAATGTATAACAACAAAAATATTTTAGTATTTAGTAATATAATTAAACCATAACGAGTCCATTTATAATTATGCATTTAAATTAACTTAACAAGGAATACGAATTCCCAACCTTGTTATTAATCCTCAATCAATTATCCTCCTAAACTCAATAGACGCCAACACAATAAACAACACAGCGAAAACCACTAAAGCCAATGCATCAATTGCCAATCCGTATGAGCTGCCGATTATCATAGTCTTCCTCAGGGCATCGACTACATATGTTAGTGGGTTTATAAGTACGATAACCCTGATCGGCACAGGCATGATGCTAATTGGGTATATGGCATTGCTCGCGAAGAATAGTGGTATTGTTATTGCCTGCCCAATTCCCATAAATCTCTCCCTGATCTTCATGTAAGTGGCGATCCATATGGAGAACACTGAAAATCCAATGAACGTAATCACCACTATGATCAATGAAAGTAGTAGATAAAATGGATTGGGCTCAATCTTAACACCTAGTGCTATGGCTATTGACGTTATTATTGCAAATTGGAATAAGGCCCTAATTATTGATGCAGAGGACCTGCCAAGTACAATGGACATTCGGGAGACAGACATTGTTAATAGCTTCTTCAAAATTCCGGACTCCCTTTCTCAAACTATTGTTAGGCCGTAGAATATGGATACGAAGGCCACGGATTGCATAAGATTGCATAATTACGCCAGGCGTTATAAATGCAACGTAGGGAATACCATTGGTGGGTAATGCCCTAACCCTAGCCATTACTGGGCCAAAGACAACAAGCCAAAGTATTGGCTGAATAGCCCTTGTGTAGAGCTCAGTCCTATTGTGTTTTATCCTACGTGCCTCATTGCCTGTCACTCCATAAACCTTTGAATAAATAAGTAGGTTCTCATAACCGGTTAAATCCATCCAAACACTGAATTCCTGGGGAACATAGCCAATAACCCTCCTAACCTTATCATCCTCCCTAACCACGTCATAACCCATCACATAGGCCAAACCTGTTG
This is a stretch of genomic DNA from Vulcanisaeta moutnovskia 768-28. It encodes these proteins:
- the rnhB gene encoding ribonuclease HII → MQGFIGGIDEAGRGPVIGPMVIAIVVTNDMNKLREIGVKDSKELSPESRSRLFIILKSILNYIDYEIIEPVIIDRYVNMNALNILEVEVTIKLINKALSNIQVHTIYIDSPDPKPERFRDMIMERVGGNVNVIAMNKADKLIPVVSAASIVAKVVRDSIIERLHREFGDFGSGYPSDPRTIAFLKRWIEKHGDLPPIVRRSWSTAKKMLSNHLDKYL
- a CDS encoding CDP-alcohol phosphatidyltransferase family protein, which produces MRISLMITIIGLVFMVIGFVLLSIINNVLLSSSFFIIGFLLNVLGILMINRDIENLLVRLEMESNKPSPDDIKRRPLKKPKR
- a CDS encoding nucleotide-binding protein is translated as MKTILITSGTKGGTGKTTIAVNMAVILAYELRGRSQYPTVLIDLGLDSGTATMLLLGNVETQMMNTLADYFMGKIPDPLSTLYVKTWQIDSDLFKLVFTASLSPYPGQVRIDRYLLRGLLNAVEAISPMYVIIDTPALGLSYDTLITLLEVSTNVILVAIPDHSSLRSVSNVVNLIRDVKATNKLLKPILNMLNIKYPVDALSGYPWTKLLRDIVGIEPHVIPYDELFPIVRQALEIESLKLSFYESSALDSIFKYVDYLMETIPTN
- a CDS encoding type II secretion system F family protein, which gives rise to MDLDELALSVMGPLILRLKNTRIYEKLEKNLASSLSFTSPERYLARVLFITTIMLVITAPLGVILIILNLNNALILLKMKLLFSTQYGIRDLILIVIGIVLIFMPLIVYEIMISMPRITSSDLAFKVDTELPFFVAYVSAITNSGLSVFRAVERIAEAKILEVMGKVARWSYIRFKVFGEDPLTALSNVSSALESRSLREFISGYITTVRTGGDVVHYINTRLHDIVSNAIEHMNRAAEFLGMLMESYIGSAAILLIGLDVLYLAQAVTPFGNRYAAFMQAINSNYMFGLFIVPAISIAFIYLGEVSAFRSPYTDYRPYKWAGVSIAVAAVLGALEYMVLFHKDLGNRIYIRGLPVPLDFTIVFGLTLALSFVPTAIYSMKVVGERWEIDREYAEFLRDVTELRKSGFTPEKTFETLRYTRKYGAFDQYLDKMVKQIRYGVPIREVLSSIMPKLHSYYSKVFTFLLTETIDLGGASPQVLDMLASFASSIVSVQENMRARLRPLRYVPYIGAIILIVTLVVLIFSVVAIVTRVGPGGVAAGGSTSSPLINLLATSFSFTITIDSFIMGLIAGKLGEGELSLGFRHAVVLTLMVVIFYALSPFIASGLFGAMSAPSSSVPY
- a CDS encoding LysE family translocator, which translates into the protein MLHQFYDFVLGMVFGFFLAVPPGPMNALIAAEATRSPIHGTSVGLGAMSADGILMIITYFFSRILGHYVYYLYFVGFAVMMYLAASILRSTFSPRNTSGNRSPFLNYFMGVSMGLTNPYQVFWWLTAGLSFISIFGISSIIGLFLAILIWVFVFPYAVHVGKVYGGSRVDFAIKLISALGIIAFAVYIIIRALLYFM
- a CDS encoding 4Fe-4S dicluster domain-containing protein, yielding MAKVNPKLIDELKELGAFDISACYSCGVCTATCPLAQEGHEFPRKIIRYAILGLEDKLISSTEPWLCYYCGECTESCPRGADPAGFMMAVRRYLTTRYDFTGFSRRFYRSKVVEFISTILLFAITVLGVYFVHGPIILTRVDLDSFLPLHIVEMGDIAILVVLSALLLTNVYRMYRFTVAARDISFITYIRELIRTVVPHFLTQVRMLKCNRNTLNWIMHILIVYGYATIFVFVIVFLDLFQTNTLYPIYNPIRLGGYIASAALLVGAGYAIYGRLRKNAVMRQYSHSTDWFFLTLLYLVVITGVLVDVFKYLGLPIETYIAYTVHLGFVTPLLVLEVPFAKWSHLAYRPFAIYFTRINDLAKTKVMRTTA
- a CDS encoding ArsR family transcriptional regulator — encoded protein: MTRRELSMDKLKRELGIQPPKELTEYVREITTIRSKIVNCLRRDGELTVKEISSKTGLPEDIVFWHLMTMFKYGLVESTEKTDDGYYRYRLRGETHG
- a CDS encoding CoB--CoM heterodisulfide reductase iron-sulfur subunit A family protein produces the protein MERSDKIRIGVYVCHCGGNISDVVNVKRVVDEVRKEKGVVVAKDFMFMCSEAGQKLIENDIRSGKVNAVVVASCSPRLHEATFRAAIARAGGNSYMYYHVDVREECSWVHENDKEEATNKAIRQVRAAIAYLRHAEPLSRIRVNCERSVLVIGGGIAGLRTALDLAESGLTVYLVERTPFLGGNAAKIGNVKVFPYEKTAIDVVRELIERLRKMSNVAIYTNAEVENVSGYVGNFDVTIKVNPRYFRGKPNGREVEELRKICPRKARDEFSYEVSERTAIMFPPFNGTYPEIPAIDMALCDKCGLCTKMSDKIDLSQEPQIVHLKVGAIVVATGFKPYKPEKSEYGYGLPGVITLQELVGIINRYGDVVINGRRPRSIAFIYCVGSRQRRVDGKKANEYCSRYCCIAALDVAAAIKEFLKDVKIYHVVRDVRSYGINELLFEEASKQGQVIIKYDVDEGEPQVTYINGKPIVKVKDVLTEHMELELPVDLVVLVTGMEPSDGTVNIAEKLKISRGTDGFLQEVHPKLRPVETMLSGIFIAGTAQAPRGVGETLASASAAAAKVMSLVLKGYTELEPFVAFVDQDSCRGSGLCVSECPYGAIVIKEYAGSKKAWVNEVLCKGCGACVAVCPSGAVQLRGLRNVQIEDMIRAAGGAHD